From a region of the Rhinopithecus roxellana isolate Shanxi Qingling chromosome 8, ASM756505v1, whole genome shotgun sequence genome:
- the LOC115899289 gene encoding 60S ribosomal protein L29, giving the protein MAKSKNHTTHNQSRKWHRNGIKKPRSQRYESLKGVDPKFLRNMRFAKKHNKKGLKKMQANNAKAMSARAEAVKALVKPKEVKPKIPKGVSRKLDRLAYIAHPKLGKRARARIAKGLRLCRPKAKAKDQTKAQAAAPVSIPAQAPKGAQATTKATE; this is encoded by the coding sequence ATGGCCAAGTCCAAgaaccacaccacacacaaccagtCCCGAAAATGGCACAGAAATGGTATCAAGAAACCCCGATCACAAAGATATGAATCTCTTAAGGGGGTGGACCCCAAGTTCCTGAGGAACATGCGCTTTGCCAAGAAGCACAACAAGAAGGGCCTAAAGAAGATGCAGGCCAACAATGCCAAGGCCATGAGTGCACGTGCCGAGGCTGTCAAGGCCCTCGTAAAGCCCAAGGAGGTTAAGCCCAAGATCCCAAAGGGTGTCAGCCGCAAGCTTGATCGACTTGCCTACATTGCCCACCCCAAGCTTGGGAAGCGTGCTCGTGCTCGCATTGCCAAGGGGCTCCGGCTGTGCCGGCCAAAGGCCAAGGCCAAGGATCAAACCAAGGCTCAGGCTGCAGCTCCAGTTTCAATTccagctcaggctcccaaaggTGCCCAGGCCACTACAAAGGCTACAGAGTAG